GGCATGGCGGCCATTTGTCTCGACATCGCGGCGCAACGTCGTCACCTCGAAACCCTCGCCATCGATCACCAGCGTCACCGTGCCGTGTTCGATGCCTGTTGGCACCGACTTGATGCCCGCGGCCTTCGCCCGCTCAACAACCACATTAGGGGTCACCGTCGTCGCCATGTCGACATCGACAACCGGCAAATCCATCAGCGCATTGCGCACCGCGCCGCCGACGATCCGCACCTCGCCGCCATCGGCATTCAGAAGCGCGAAGATACGCTTGAGCGCCGGTTTTTCGAACCAGTCCTGCCCGGCAAGGCTATTCATGTATAAAACCTCTCGTAAATCGTTCGTACGATGCCCGCGGTAATGCCCCAAATGTAACGTTCGCCATAGGGCATTTCGTAGAAAAACCGCTCCTTCCCCTGAAAGATGCGGCTGCCGCGCCCGTGATTGGCCGGGTCCATCAGGAAGGACAGCGGCACCTCGAAAACCTCGTCAACTTCAGTGGGATTAAGCGTCAGGTCAAAACCGGGGCGGACGACCGACAGCACCGGTTTGATACGAAATCCCGTCCCGGAAATGTAATCCGGCAGCCGTCCAACCGTTTCTACGAAAGACCGCGACAGGCCGATTTCCTCTTCGGTCTCGCGCAACGCCGCCTCTTCAGGCGTGCGGTCCTCGGCATCGATGCCGCCGCCCGGAAAGGAAATCTGACCGGAATGCTGACGCAGCGTTGCCGTGCGTTGGGTGAAGATCACCCGCGCATCGTTGCCATCGTCGATGACAGGTATCAGCACGGCGGCATCCTTCAGCCGGATGCCGTTGCCAGAAAGCACCACGCCCGGATTGAGCACATGGTCGCCATTTTCCCGCTCGGCCACGCCCTCACCTTCCTGCAGCACCCGGCGGCGGAAATCGCTGGCGGTAAAACCTTTGAGTGTCGTCATTGTCATTGCGAAAGCCGTTCCAGTTCCTTGGCCGGCATCACTGGAAAGATCACCCCGCCCGAGCGCACCGCGAACATCTCAACCCCATCCACGGCGACCACCTCGCCAAGTGCCACGAGATCATACATCACGGCCCGAGAGACGAGCGCTTCCAGCCGCCCGCGCACCAGAATATAGGGCTTCAATTCGCGGTTCTCACCGAAAATCTCGAAGCGCAGCGGATGCTCCGGTCCCGCCTCCACCACATCGCCGACATTGGTGCGAAAGGTGAGCAAAGGCTCGCCGTCCTCCTCCCCCGCAGTCGCCTTCATCTCCACCGCCACGAACGGCGCATCCACCACGCGGATGCCGACTTTTTCCACAGGAGTTACGAGATAGGTTTTCCCATCCTCATCCTTGCGCAGAACCGTGGAAAACAGCCGCACCAGCGGTGCCCTGCCGATGGGGGTGCCGAGATAGAACCAGGTGCCATCGGCCCGGATTTCCATGTCGAGATCGCCGCAAAAAGGCGGATTCCAGCGCTCGACCGGAGCCGGTCCGCGCTTGGCGTCACCGGTCTGTTCGGCAGCACGGGAAATCATCGCCGCAAGCCCTGCCGCATCATCAGCCGAATTTATCGTCTCCGCTGCCATATTCGAGTCTCGCTTTGCCGATAAGGAAATACTAAGTCACGACATAGTCATTCGAATGGCGCTTGTCAGCGGCCAAGAGAGCAATAAGCTATATGCAGCGCAAAATCCGTTCCGACCTGCTACCAGCAAACCGGGATGCGACTGTGAGAGCGGCGAAGGTATGAGGAGAGCGACATGGGCGTGATGAATACCGGCGAAACCCTCGATGAAAAGGCCATCGTCGCCTCGGCCGAAAAGGCGCTTTCCGACATAGCGGCCATCCGCACGGAAGTCTCCAAGGTGATCTTTGGTCAGGAAAAAGTGGTGCAGAACACGCTTCTCGCCATCCTTTCCGGCGGCCATGCGCTGCTCGTCGGCGTTCCCGGCCTCGCCAAGACCAAGCTCGTCACCACGCTCGGCACCGTCCTCGGCCTCGATGCCAACCGCATCCAGTTCACGCCGGACCTGATGCCCTCGGATATTCTCGGCTCCGAAGTGATGGATCAGGATGAAAACGGCCGCCGCTCCTTCCGCTTCATCAAGGGCCCGATTTTCGGCCAGCTGCTGATGGCCGACGAAATCAACCGCGCCAGCCCGCGCACGCAATCCGCACTGCTGCAGGCCATGCAGGAATACCACATCACCATGGCCGGCCAGACCTATGAGCTGCCGAAGCCGTTCCACGTTCTTGCCACCCAGAACCCGCTGGAACAGGAAGGCACCTATCCGCTGCCCGAAGCCCAGCTCGACCGTTTTCTGCTGCAGGTGGACGTCGATTATCCCGAACTGGCCGCCGAACGCCAGATTCTGCTCGACACGACAGGCACCGCCTCGGGCGAAGCGCGCCCGGTGATCGGCGCAGAACGCCTGATGGAAATTCAGGCCCTCATCCGCCAGATGCCGGTCAGCGACAAGGTTGTGGATGCGATCCTGTCGCTCGTCCGCTCCGCCCGCCCCGGCCATGGCAATAAACTCACCGACAAAAATGTTGTCTGGGGCCCGGGTCCGCGCGCCGGCCAGTCGCTGATGCTGACGGCCCGCGCCCGTGCGCTCTACGAAGGCCGGCTCGCCCCGTCGCTGGACGATGTCCATGCCTTGGCCGAACCGGTGCTGGAGCACCGCATGGCGCTGACTTTCGCGGCTCGTGCCGAAGGCATGTCGGTGCGTGATGTCATCGCAGCCCTTGTGGAACAGGCGAAGAATTAAAAGACGCGAACCTAACCTTTCGCGAAAGGAGTGCCTGTGGCATCCATCGGCCAGATCGTAGACAAGACGCCGGGTAGCGAAGTTCTGGCGCGCGCGCGCCAGCGGGCCGCCCTGGTGCCGGACTGCATGGTCGAGGCAAAACGCATCGCCAACACCGTCACCGCCGGCTGGCACGGCCGCCGCAAACGCGGCATCGGCGAAAATTTCTGGCAGTTCCGCCCCTATGCCGAAGGCGAAAGCCTCTCGCGCATCGACTGGCGGCGCTCGGCCCGCGACGACCATACCTATGTGCGCGACCGCGAGTGGGAAGCGGCCCACACCATCTGGCTGTGGGCCGACATGTCACCGTCGATGATGTTCAAATCCACCCTCGGCTCCGTTTCCAAGGAAAGCCGGGCGCTGGTGCTGATGCTGGCGCTGGCGGAAATCCTGGCGCGCTCCGGCGAGCGCATCGGCTGCCCCGGCATCATGGAACCGGTCTCGGCCAGAAATGCCGCCGAACGGCTGGCCGCCGCCATCATGCATGCACCGCTGACCTCAGGCATGCCAGACACCTCCATGATCCGCGGAGCAAGCGACATCGTCCTGATCGGCGATTTTCTCGATGATGCGAAAAACGTGATGGAGCGGATTTCGCCGCTCGCGCGGCGGGGCCTGCGCGGCCATGTGGTGGAAATCGCCGATCCGGCCGAAGAAACCTTCCCCTATTCCGGCCGCACCGAATTCAGCGATCCCGAAACAGGCGAAAAACTCGTGTCCGGCCGCGCCGAAACCATTCGCGAGGATTACACCCGCGCCTATCTCGCAAGACGTGAGGCGCTGTCCTCATCGCTTAGACGTCTCGGCTGGAACTTCGTGTTCCACCGCACCGATCATCTCGCCTCCGAGGCGCTTGTCGCCGTTCACATGTATCTTTCCGGCGCGCCAGCACAGGGCGGTGGGCACCGATGAGCGCATTGCCTTTCGTTTTCACCAGCCCCTACATCCTCTTCGGCTTACTGGCGTTGCCCGCCATCTGGTGGCTGCTGCGGCTAACCCCGCCGCGCCCCAAGGCGGAGGTTTTTCCGCCGCTGAAGATTCTGGCGACGGTGCTGAAGCGCGAGGAAACGCCGTCGAAAAGCCCGTGGTGGCTGACCCTGCTGCGCATCGCGCTCGCCGCCGCCGTGATTTTTGCGCTGGCGGACCCCGTGGTGAATCCGCGCAACAACAGCATTGCCGGCTCCGGCCCGCTGGTGCTGGTGGTCGACAATAGCTGGGCCTCCGCACCCGACTGGGAAAGACGCGTGGCAACCGCCCAGGCCCTGATCGGCGATGCGGAACGGGCCGACCGCCCCGTCTCCATCAGCTTCACCGCCGATGCCGAACATGATGCCGTATCGGGAACGACAGCCGTGGCGCTGGACAAGCTTGCCGCCGCCAAGCCGAAACCGCTGGTTCCCGACCGCGCGCGCACGGCCGAAGCCATTACCGAAGCGCTGAACGGCACGGCCCCCGGCACGCTTGCTTATATTGCCGATGGCGTTCAGACGGCGCAGGATGAAAGCGCAATGAGGACGCTCGCCAGCCTCTCGCCTGCCGAATTCCGCATCGTCAGAGGTGACGGTAAAGCCGTCGCCGCCATTACCGATGCTACCAACAATGCCGATGCCATGAGCGTTACGCTTTCACGGCTCGATACGGCGCAAGCGGCAAGCCTCACCGTCAATGCACAGGACAGCCAGGGCCGCATTCTCGCCAACGGCACCGCCAGTTTCGCGCCCGGCGCGGCCGAAACCACGGCCACGGTGGAAGCGCCCTTCGAACTGCGCAACGATTTCGCCCGCCTCTCCATCGAAGGCGTGTCGACGGCGGGTGCGGTACATCTTCTGGATGACGGTTTCCGCCGCCGCCGCGTGGCGTTGCTGGCCGGTGAAACCGGCAATGATTTCCAGCCGCTGCTGCAGCCGCTTTATTATATCAGCCGCGCGCTTCAGCCTTTTGTCGATCTCATTCCGCAGCGGCAGGCCGATCTGGCGCAGGCCATCCCGGAAATCCTGCAATCAAACCCATCCGTCATCGTCATGGCCGATATCGGCCGCCTGCCGCAGGAAACCTATGTGCCGCTGCAACGCTGGCTCGCCGGCGGCGGCACGCTGATTCGCTTCGCCGGACCGCGCCTTGCCGCAGCCCCCGCCGATGATCCGCTGGTACCGGTAACGTTGCGCCAGGGTGAGCGCGCACTCGGTGGCGCGCTCTCCTGGGCAGAACCGCAGCCGCTTGCCGATTTCCCCGCTTTCGGCGCCTTCGCCGGCATGCCTAAAGCTGATGGCATTCTCGTCAAACGCCAGGTTCTGGCCGAGCCGACGCCGGATCTGGCTGAGCGCACCTGGGCAAGCCTTGCTGACGGCACGCCGCTCGTCACCACCCGCAACGTCGAGGCCGGCCGCATCGTGCTCTTCCATGTCAGTGCCGAAGCCAGCTGGTCGGACCTGCCGATCTCAGGCCATTTCGTCGATATGCTACGCCGTATCGTACAACTCTCGAAGGCCGGCGGCGCGTCCGCCTCCGCCAATGCGCCCGCTACGGCCCTTCCCCCCTTCCGCCTGTTGACCGCAGAAGGCGCAATGTCTGCGGAAATCGGCACCGCCCGCCCGCTCGAAATGCGCGCCGGCCAGCCGCCCCGCACCGGTTTCGACAATCCCCCCGGCCTTTATGGCACAGAGGATGGCTTCGTGGCTCTCAATCTCCTGCCCGCAGGTGCGACGCTGCGCCCACTCGACACATCCGCTGCCGGTGTCAGCACGACAAACGAAGCGCTGATCGGCGAAACCGCGAAATCGTTACGCCCCGCCCTCTTCATCGCCGCCTTCATGATGCTGATTGCCGACAGCCTGATCGTGCTCTTCATGAACGGCGCCTTCGCGCGCCTGCCGAAAGCCCGCAGCGCGACGGTCGCCACCCTGCTTCTGGCGCTTGGCGCCTTCGCCGCAATGTCCCCAACAGACGCGCGCGCCGATGACCCCAAACCGGGCGACGAGCAGATTTTCGAGCGGCTGGACACGACCCATCTCGCTTATGTCCGCACTGGCGAGGACGATGTGGACCGCATTTCCGAACAGGGTTTGCAGGGGTTGAGCGAATTCCTCACCTGGCGCACGACGCTGGAACCCGGCCAGCCGGTCGGTCTCGATATCTCCAAGGATGAATTGTCGTTTTACCCGATCATCTACTGGCCGGTATCGGCAACTGCCCCCATGCCGTCGAGCGCCGCCATCTCACGCATCGATGCCTATATGCGCGCCGGCGGCACCGTGCTGTTCGATACACGCGACCAGTTCTCCTCGCTCGACATCGGCGCGACCAGCGCCAATGGCGAGCGCCTGCAGGCGATCCTCGCCAATATCGATATCCCGCCGCTGGAACCCGTGCCGGAAGACCACGTTCTGACGCGATCCTTCTATCTGCTCACCAATTTCCCCGGCCGTTACAACGGTTCACCGCTCTGGGTGGAATCGCGACAGGGCGCGGCCAAGACCACCTCCGGCCTCTCCTCCTCCGGCGACGGCGTGACGCCGATCATGATAACGGGCAATGATTTCGCCGGAGCATGGGCCGTGGACGCGCAGGGCGCGCCGGTTTTGCCCACAGTGCCGCCGGATGAGATGCAGCGCGAACACGCCTTCCGCTCCGGCGTCAACATCATGATGTATATGCTGACCGGCAACTACAAGGCCGATCAGGTTCACGTTCCCGCACTTCTCGAACGGTTGGGGCAGTGACATGACATTGACCTTCGCCCCCTTCCTTCCGTGGATCGTGATCGCCATTCTGGCCGTCGCGGCCCTTGCCCTCTCCTTTATCGGCCTGTGGCGCGGCGTGCGTGGCGCATGGCTGCGCGGGCTGGCGCTTGTCGCCTTGCTCGCGGCCATCGCCAACCCGCTTCTGACGCAGGAAGAACGCGAGCCGCTTTCCACCATCGTGCCCGTCATCGTCGACCGTTCGCAGAGCCAGGACGTACAGGACCGGCCGCAGATGACGGATACGGCGCTGGAGACGCTGAAGGACCGGCTCTCCCGCTTCCCCCGCATCGAGCCACGCATCGTCGAAGTTCGCGACAATGGCGAGAGCGATTCGCCCTCCACACAGCTTTTCTCGGCACTCTCCTCCGCCGTTTCCGATGTCTCGCCGTCCCGCGTCGGCGGCGCGATCTTCCTCAGCGACGGCCAGATTCACGATATTCCCAATGCACTGCCCAATGCCGAACAGGCGCTCGGTTTCCGCGCCCCCGTGCACGGGCTGATCACCGGCAAGGCCGATGAATTTGACCGCCGTATCGAGATCGTCCGTGCCCCGCGTTTCGGCATCGTCAACGAGGAACAGCAGCTGACGCTGCGCGTTTTCGACGACGGCCGCCCCGCTGGCGGCGGTTCGGCGGAAGTGACGGTGAAGATGAATGGCGAAGAAATCGCCACGCTTCAGGCCACACCCGGCCAGCCGACGCCATTCAGCTTCAAGGTTCCGCGCGGCGGCAACAATGTCATGGAATTTTCCGTCGCCGAACTTCCCGGCGAAGTGACGGCAGCCAACAACCGCGCCGTCCATCTGATTGAAGGCATCCGCCAGAACCTGCGCGTGCTGCTCGTCTCCGGCGAGCCGCATGCCGGCGAACGCGCCTGGCGTAACCTCCTGAAATCCGACGCCTCGGTCGATCTGGTGCATTTCACCATTCTGCGCCCGCCGGAAAAACAGGATGGCACACCGATCAATGAATTGTCGCTGATCGCCTTCCCCACCCGTGAATTGTTCGTCGAGAAGATCAACGATTTCGATCTCATCATCTTCGACCGCTACCAGCATCGTGGCGTGCTGCCGATCCTTTATTACGATTACATCGCCCAATATGTCGAAAAGGGCGGCGCGCTCTTGATCGCAGCCGGGCCGGAACATGCCGGTCAGGATTCGATCGCCATGACCCCGCTCGCCTCCGTGCTTCCGGCTCAGCCGACGGGTCAGGTGCATCAGGCCGCCTTCTATCCGCGCCTTTCGGAAGCGGGCAAGAAACACCCTGTCACCCGTGGGCTAGAAGGCTCGGGCAACGAGCCGCCGCAATGGGGCCGCTGGTTCCGCACCATCAGCGTCGACCCGCCGCAAGGTCAGACCGTGATGCTGGGCGACGGGCAGGACCCGCTGCTGGTGCTGAACCGTCAGGGCGAAGGCCGTGTCGCCATGCTGCTGTCGGATCAGGGCTGGCTCTGGGCGCGTGGCTTCGAAGGCGGCGGCCCACATGTGGCGCTTTACCGCCGCATCGCCCACTGGCTGATGAAGGAACCCGAGCTTGAGGAAGAGGCGCTGACGGCGCGCGCCAATGGCCGAACCTTGCAGATCACCCGCCAGACCATTGGCGACGATCCCGGTCAGGCAAGCGTGCGTTTCCCCTCCGGCAAGACCGAGAACATGGCCTTCACCACCACCGAGCCCGGTCTTTACAGGATCGAGCGCCGCATGGATGAAACGGGGCTGTTCGAGATCAAAAATGGCGATTTCACCACCCTCGTCCATGTCGGCGCGGTGGATGCGCCGGAATTCAAGGCGATGATTTCAACGACGGAAACGCTGAAACCGCTGGCCGACGCCACCAAGGGCAGCGTGC
This window of the Agrobacterium fabrum str. C58 genome carries:
- a CDS encoding NUDIX hydrolase, with protein sequence MTMTTLKGFTASDFRRRVLQEGEGVAERENGDHVLNPGVVLSGNGIRLKDAAVLIPVIDDGNDARVIFTQRTATLRQHSGQISFPGGGIDAEDRTPEEAALRETEEEIGLSRSFVETVGRLPDYISGTGFRIKPVLSVVRPGFDLTLNPTEVDEVFEVPLSFLMDPANHGRGSRIFQGKERFFYEMPYGERYIWGITAGIVRTIYERFYT
- a CDS encoding AAA family ATPase, which encodes MGVMNTGETLDEKAIVASAEKALSDIAAIRTEVSKVIFGQEKVVQNTLLAILSGGHALLVGVPGLAKTKLVTTLGTVLGLDANRIQFTPDLMPSDILGSEVMDQDENGRRSFRFIKGPIFGQLLMADEINRASPRTQSALLQAMQEYHITMAGQTYELPKPFHVLATQNPLEQEGTYPLPEAQLDRFLLQVDVDYPELAAERQILLDTTGTASGEARPVIGAERLMEIQALIRQMPVSDKVVDAILSLVRSARPGHGNKLTDKNVVWGPGPRAGQSLMLTARARALYEGRLAPSLDDVHALAEPVLEHRMALTFAARAEGMSVRDVIAALVEQAKN
- a CDS encoding DUF58 domain-containing protein — translated: MASIGQIVDKTPGSEVLARARQRAALVPDCMVEAKRIANTVTAGWHGRRKRGIGENFWQFRPYAEGESLSRIDWRRSARDDHTYVRDREWEAAHTIWLWADMSPSMMFKSTLGSVSKESRALVLMLALAEILARSGERIGCPGIMEPVSARNAAERLAAAIMHAPLTSGMPDTSMIRGASDIVLIGDFLDDAKNVMERISPLARRGLRGHVVEIADPAEETFPYSGRTEFSDPETGEKLVSGRAETIREDYTRAYLARREALSSSLRRLGWNFVFHRTDHLASEALVAVHMYLSGAPAQGGGHR
- a CDS encoding DUF4159 domain-containing protein, with translation MSALPFVFTSPYILFGLLALPAIWWLLRLTPPRPKAEVFPPLKILATVLKREETPSKSPWWLTLLRIALAAAVIFALADPVVNPRNNSIAGSGPLVLVVDNSWASAPDWERRVATAQALIGDAERADRPVSISFTADAEHDAVSGTTAVALDKLAAAKPKPLVPDRARTAEAITEALNGTAPGTLAYIADGVQTAQDESAMRTLASLSPAEFRIVRGDGKAVAAITDATNNADAMSVTLSRLDTAQAASLTVNAQDSQGRILANGTASFAPGAAETTATVEAPFELRNDFARLSIEGVSTAGAVHLLDDGFRRRRVALLAGETGNDFQPLLQPLYYISRALQPFVDLIPQRQADLAQAIPEILQSNPSVIVMADIGRLPQETYVPLQRWLAGGGTLIRFAGPRLAAAPADDPLVPVTLRQGERALGGALSWAEPQPLADFPAFGAFAGMPKADGILVKRQVLAEPTPDLAERTWASLADGTPLVTTRNVEAGRIVLFHVSAEASWSDLPISGHFVDMLRRIVQLSKAGGASASANAPATALPPFRLLTAEGAMSAEIGTARPLEMRAGQPPRTGFDNPPGLYGTEDGFVALNLLPAGATLRPLDTSAAGVSTTNEALIGETAKSLRPALFIAAFMMLIADSLIVLFMNGAFARLPKARSATVATLLLALGAFAAMSPTDARADDPKPGDEQIFERLDTTHLAYVRTGEDDVDRISEQGLQGLSEFLTWRTTLEPGQPVGLDISKDELSFYPIIYWPVSATAPMPSSAAISRIDAYMRAGGTVLFDTRDQFSSLDIGATSANGERLQAILANIDIPPLEPVPEDHVLTRSFYLLTNFPGRYNGSPLWVESRQGAAKTTSGLSSSGDGVTPIMITGNDFAGAWAVDAQGAPVLPTVPPDEMQREHAFRSGVNIMMYMLTGNYKADQVHVPALLERLGQ
- a CDS encoding DUF1285 domain-containing protein, with translation MAAETINSADDAAGLAAMISRAAEQTGDAKRGPAPVERWNPPFCGDLDMEIRADGTWFYLGTPIGRAPLVRLFSTVLRKDEDGKTYLVTPVEKVGIRVVDAPFVAVEMKATAGEEDGEPLLTFRTNVGDVVEAGPEHPLRFEIFGENRELKPYILVRGRLEALVSRAVMYDLVALGEVVAVDGVEMFAVRSGGVIFPVMPAKELERLSQ
- a CDS encoding membrane protein; translated protein: MTLTFAPFLPWIVIAILAVAALALSFIGLWRGVRGAWLRGLALVALLAAIANPLLTQEEREPLSTIVPVIVDRSQSQDVQDRPQMTDTALETLKDRLSRFPRIEPRIVEVRDNGESDSPSTQLFSALSSAVSDVSPSRVGGAIFLSDGQIHDIPNALPNAEQALGFRAPVHGLITGKADEFDRRIEIVRAPRFGIVNEEQQLTLRVFDDGRPAGGGSAEVTVKMNGEEIATLQATPGQPTPFSFKVPRGGNNVMEFSVAELPGEVTAANNRAVHLIEGIRQNLRVLLVSGEPHAGERAWRNLLKSDASVDLVHFTILRPPEKQDGTPINELSLIAFPTRELFVEKINDFDLIIFDRYQHRGVLPILYYDYIAQYVEKGGALLIAAGPEHAGQDSIAMTPLASVLPAQPTGQVHQAAFYPRLSEAGKKHPVTRGLEGSGNEPPQWGRWFRTISVDPPQGQTVMLGDGQDPLLVLNRQGEGRVAMLLSDQGWLWARGFEGGGPHVALYRRIAHWLMKEPELEEEALTARANGRTLQITRQTIGDDPGQASVRFPSGKTENMAFTTTEPGLYRIERRMDETGLFEIKNGDFTTLVHVGAVDAPEFKAMISTTETLKPLADATKGSVHRVADNSGRIALPDILPVRGDIRVADEDRMLIRLTDETVLKGVNTLPLFAGFAGLGALLLAFSALWWREGR